A part of Sulfurifustis variabilis genomic DNA contains:
- the lpxK gene encoding tetraacyldisaccharide 4'-kinase: MTPARRWERTWSADGWASRLLLPLSLLFSATVRVRRRLYRLGWFRTTRLPIPVIVVGNVTVGGTGKTPLVLWIAQRLQRQGWRPGIVTRGYGGRARCWPQRVLPETDARLVGDEPVLLARRSACPVIADPDRPRGAARLQTLGCDIVVADDGLQHYRLARDLEIAVIDGDRRFGNGRCLPAGPLREPLARLECVDARVVQGEPKAGEWGMTLQPTAFHRVGGEEHRAPAAFRDETVHAVAGIGNPGRFFAHLRALGIRVIEHPFPDHHPFVPGDLRFGDARPVVMTEKDAVKCSRFPLDNAWYLAVSAAPDPRFAEWLDNRLTELRRG, encoded by the coding sequence ATGACGCCCGCCCGGCGCTGGGAGCGGACATGGTCGGCGGACGGCTGGGCGAGCCGCCTGCTCCTCCCGCTCTCGCTCCTCTTTTCCGCGACCGTCCGGGTTCGGCGACGGCTTTATCGGCTGGGCTGGTTCCGGACCACGCGCCTGCCGATCCCCGTAATCGTGGTCGGCAACGTCACCGTCGGCGGAACCGGCAAGACGCCGCTCGTGCTCTGGATCGCTCAGCGCCTTCAACGGCAGGGCTGGCGCCCCGGTATCGTCACCCGCGGCTACGGGGGCCGGGCCCGGTGCTGGCCCCAGCGCGTGCTGCCCGAAACCGACGCCCGTCTGGTGGGCGACGAACCCGTGCTGCTCGCCCGGCGAAGCGCTTGCCCGGTAATCGCCGATCCGGATCGGCCGCGGGGCGCGGCGAGGCTGCAGACGCTCGGTTGCGACATCGTCGTCGCCGACGACGGTCTTCAGCATTACCGCCTGGCACGCGACCTCGAGATCGCCGTGATCGACGGAGATCGCCGCTTCGGGAACGGCCGCTGCCTGCCGGCGGGGCCGCTTCGCGAGCCGCTCGCGCGGCTCGAGTGCGTGGATGCACGTGTGGTGCAGGGCGAACCGAAAGCGGGCGAGTGGGGCATGACGTTGCAGCCGACGGCGTTTCACCGGGTGGGAGGGGAGGAGCACCGCGCGCCCGCGGCATTCCGGGACGAAACGGTGCACGCCGTGGCCGGAATCGGCAACCCCGGGCGTTTCTTCGCGCACCTGCGGGCGCTCGGCATCCGGGTCATCGAGCACCCGTTTCCGGATCATCATCCCTTCGTCCCCGGCGATCTCCGCTTCGGGGACGCCCGCCCGGTCGTGATGACCGAAAAGGATGCGGTAAAATGCAGTCGCTTTCCGCTCGACAACGCCTGGTATCTCGCGGTCTCCGCCGCGCCCGACCCGCGATTTGCCGAGTGGCTCGACAACCGATTGACGGAGCTTCGACGTGGATAA
- the msbA gene encoding lipid A export permease/ATP-binding protein MsbA — MTGRPEARASDLSGSLRLYRRLLGYAWPYKLVFLAALAGMIVMSGTGAAFAALMRPLVDQGLVDKDPEMIRLVPPLIIAIFFVRIFANFLAEYSIHWVGRRVTYDLRQALFAHLVRLPAQFYDVTPTGGLISRLIFNIEQISRSVTDAVLVVVRDGLTVIALLGYMFYLDWRLTVLFLVLAPVTALLMRAMSRRFRKTSHQIQASVADISQVMREAAEGHRVVKAFAGEKAEINAFGRANEQNRRHAMRKVAVSSIGIGLLQLTAVVALAVVIQFAMMSSDITAGVFVSYVTAATLIMNPAKQLTKINEVIQTGLAAAQSAFTLLDEPPETDTGAVRLERVRGRIEYRHVHFRYPTAAVPALHDISFTVEPGQTLALVGLSGSGKTTIAALLPRFYRVTSGEIRVDEVNIDEIGLADLRSHIALVGQETLLFDDSIRRNIAYGPDEPVDEARLDRAVRAAHVLEFAAQLPEGLDTRVGERGARLSGGQRQRVAIARALYKDAPILILDEATSALDTESERYVQEAMAKLRENRTTLVIAHRLSTVERADRILVLAKGRIVESGTHAELLAREGVYANLYRRQFAEA; from the coding sequence GTGACCGGCCGCCCCGAGGCTCGCGCGTCGGATCTGTCCGGTTCGCTCAGGCTGTACCGCCGGCTGCTCGGCTACGCGTGGCCGTACAAGCTCGTCTTCCTCGCCGCGCTGGCGGGAATGATCGTGATGTCCGGGACGGGCGCGGCCTTCGCCGCCCTCATGCGCCCGCTCGTCGACCAGGGCCTCGTGGACAAGGACCCCGAGATGATCCGGCTGGTGCCGCCGCTGATCATCGCGATCTTCTTCGTCCGGATCTTCGCGAACTTCCTGGCCGAGTACTCGATCCACTGGGTCGGGCGGCGGGTCACGTACGACCTGCGCCAGGCGCTCTTTGCCCATCTCGTGCGACTTCCGGCGCAGTTCTACGACGTCACGCCGACCGGCGGGCTGATCTCGCGGCTGATCTTCAACATCGAGCAAATCTCGCGCTCCGTGACCGACGCCGTGCTGGTGGTCGTTCGCGACGGGCTCACGGTGATCGCGCTGCTCGGCTACATGTTCTATCTCGACTGGCGCCTCACGGTGCTGTTCCTGGTGCTCGCGCCGGTCACGGCCCTGCTGATGCGGGCGATGAGCCGCCGTTTTCGCAAGACCAGCCACCAGATTCAGGCGAGCGTCGCCGACATCTCCCAGGTGATGCGCGAGGCCGCCGAGGGGCATCGCGTGGTCAAGGCCTTCGCCGGGGAAAAGGCGGAGATCAACGCCTTCGGGAGGGCCAACGAACAGAATCGACGGCATGCCATGCGCAAGGTGGCGGTCTCGTCGATCGGCATCGGCCTGCTCCAGCTTACCGCCGTCGTCGCGCTCGCCGTCGTCATCCAGTTCGCGATGATGTCGAGCGACATCACGGCCGGCGTCTTCGTGTCCTACGTCACCGCCGCCACGCTCATCATGAATCCGGCCAAGCAGCTGACGAAGATCAACGAGGTCATCCAGACGGGGCTTGCGGCCGCGCAGAGCGCCTTTACGCTGCTGGACGAGCCGCCCGAAACCGACACGGGCGCGGTGCGGCTGGAGCGCGTGCGGGGTCGCATCGAGTACCGGCACGTCCATTTCCGGTACCCGACCGCGGCGGTGCCGGCGCTGCACGACATCTCGTTCACGGTCGAGCCGGGGCAAACCCTCGCGCTGGTCGGCCTCTCCGGAAGCGGGAAGACGACGATCGCCGCGCTGCTGCCGCGCTTTTATCGCGTGACGAGCGGAGAGATCCGGGTCGACGAGGTGAACATCGACGAGATCGGCCTTGCCGACCTTCGCTCGCACATCGCCCTCGTCGGTCAGGAGACGCTGCTTTTCGACGACTCCATCCGCCGCAACATCGCGTACGGCCCCGACGAGCCGGTCGACGAGGCGCGGCTGGATCGCGCGGTCCGGGCCGCGCACGTGCTCGAGTTCGCCGCTCAGTTGCCCGAGGGCCTGGATACCCGGGTCGGGGAGCGGGGCGCGCGACTGTCCGGCGGCCAGCGCCAGCGCGTGGCCATCGCGCGCGCCTTATATAAGGATGCCCCCATCCTGATCCTCGACGAGGCGACCTCCGCGCTCGACACCGAGTCGGAGCGGTACGTGCAGGAGGCCATGGCCAAGTTGCGGGAGAATCGCACGACGCTCGTGATCGCGCACCGGCTGTCGACCGTGGAGCGCGCCGATCGCATCCTGGTGCTCGCGAAGGGGCGGATCGTCGAAAGCGGCACGCACGCGGAGCTGCTCGCGCGCGAAGGGGTTTACGCGAATCTCTACCGGAGGCAATTCGCCGAGGCGTGA
- a CDS encoding ExbD/TolR family protein codes for MNFRSTSDDEPELNLIPLIDVLLMTLIFLIVTTSFTKESQLRVRLPEAAAEAPAEKPTVRIAIDARGQYFINDQQLLNTSAETLRTALARAVEREKEPLLVIQADAKTPHEAVVRVMDVARRLGLSQLTFATQQPASEPPTP; via the coding sequence ATGAACTTTCGCAGCACGTCGGACGACGAGCCGGAGCTGAACCTGATCCCGCTGATCGACGTCCTGCTCATGACGTTGATCTTCCTGATCGTCACGACGAGCTTCACGAAGGAGTCGCAGTTGCGCGTGCGCCTGCCGGAAGCTGCGGCCGAGGCGCCGGCGGAAAAGCCGACCGTGCGTATCGCGATCGACGCCCGCGGGCAGTACTTCATCAACGACCAGCAGCTCCTCAACACGAGCGCCGAGACGCTGCGCACGGCCCTGGCCCGGGCGGTCGAGCGGGAGAAGGAGCCGCTCCTGGTGATCCAGGCCGATGCGAAGACTCCCCACGAGGCCGTCGTGCGCGTCATGGACGTCGCGCGCCGGCTGGGGCTCTCGCAGCTCACCTTCGCGACGCAGCAGCCCGCTTCCGAGCCGCCGACACCGTGA
- a CDS encoding MotA/TolQ/ExbB proton channel family protein produces MFELIQAGGWVMWPIVLSSVAALAIIGERFWSLQRKHVCPPNLVGQVQQWLARNELDDAHITLVRDSSPLGRILAAGLVNRRHDREIIKEALEDTGRHVSPDLERYLRTLGTIAAISPFLGLLGTVLGMIQMFSGIGTHGVGDPSIVAAGIAQALITTAAGLAVAIPAVMFYRYFRGKVNELLLDMEQEALKLVEILHGEREKD; encoded by the coding sequence ATGTTTGAACTGATTCAGGCGGGCGGCTGGGTCATGTGGCCCATCGTCCTGAGTTCCGTCGCTGCCCTTGCGATCATCGGCGAACGGTTCTGGTCCCTTCAACGCAAGCACGTCTGTCCGCCGAACCTGGTCGGCCAGGTGCAGCAGTGGCTCGCGCGCAACGAGCTCGACGACGCCCACATCACGCTCGTCCGCGACAGCTCGCCGCTCGGGCGAATCCTGGCGGCCGGGCTCGTCAACCGCCGGCACGATCGCGAGATCATCAAGGAGGCGCTCGAGGACACCGGCCGGCACGTGTCGCCCGACCTCGAACGCTATCTGCGCACGCTCGGGACCATCGCCGCGATCTCGCCTTTTCTCGGTCTGCTTGGCACGGTGCTCGGCATGATCCAGATGTTCTCGGGGATCGGCACGCACGGGGTCGGCGATCCGTCCATCGTGGCGGCCGGCATCGCGCAGGCGCTCATCACCACGGCGGCGGGCCTCGCCGTCGCGATTCCGGCCGTGATGTTCTACCGCTACTTCAGGGGCAAGGTGAACGAGCTCCTGCTCGACATGGAGCAGGAGGCCCTGAAGCTCGTCGAAATCCTCCACGGCGAGCGCGAGAAGGACTGA